The Nitrospirota bacterium nucleotide sequence CGGTCAAGCCGGTCGAGCTCGTCAAGTCCGGCCAGGCCCAGGTCGCGGTCACCGGAACGCCCCACCCGGATTTGAAAGCCACGCAGATCGCCTGGGACGGCATCGCCATCATGGTCAACCTTTCGAACCACACCAAGGAGGTCACGAAACAGCAGGTCGCCGACATCTTCTCCGGCAAGATCAAGTACTGGTCCGAGCTGGGCGGGCCGGAGACGCGCATCCTGCTCATCGACCGGCCGCGCCAAAGCAACATTCGCGACACGTTCGAGCGGTACTTCGGCCTCGACGGGAAGATTCCGGACTCGACCAAGGTGATCGGGCCGGACGAGAAGGCCACCAGGACCGTGGCCGGCACGCTGCCGCCGCTCTCCGCCGTGACCTACATGTCGCTCCAGCCGGCCCTCGACGCCGTGAAGACCGGCGCCGCGGTTCGCCTGCTGCCGATCGACAAGGTGGAGCCGGAAGAGCCGCCCGTGAAGGACGGCCGCTATCAACTGCGCCGGCCCGTGCTCCTGCTGACCGGAAAGGAGCCGACCCCGTCGGTCGAGGCCTTCCTGGCCTTCGCCCTGTCGCCGGAGGGGCAGAAGATCGTGGACGAAGTGTACATTCCGTTCAGTCAGAAGCCGTGACATCCGTTCTTATCGTTCCATCGTCCTAAGGAGGCGCCCATGCACAAGCAGTTCTCGGTCCTCATGGTGTTGGCGGTGTGCGCAGGCCTCGCGGCCGCGCCGGTGAGCGTCGCGCGGGCGGCGGAGGGGCAAGCCGCGGAGGGAAAAGCGCCGGCAGGAAAGGCCCCCGAAGGGGAAATGGTCGAGGGCTCCGGGTACAGCCTGTTCGGCACGGAGTCCATCAAGGGGTTCGACGCCTCCAAGGTCGAAAAGGACCCGGTCTGCGACCGGAGCAGGAGACCGAAGATCCTCAAAGTCGAGCCGGACGAAGCCAAGCCCGGCGACAAGGTCGTCATCAAGGGCGAGAACTTCGGCACGAAAGAGTGCTTTCACGGCGTGGCGTTCAGCGCCACCGGAAGCGCGCCCGTGAAATACACCTTCGTCAACGAGACGACGATCGAGGTGATCGTGCCCGAGGCCCGAGCCGGCATGTCGTTCATCGACGTCGTCGCCGGAGGCGGGACCTCCCGGTCCAAAGGCTTCCTGATCAAGTCGAAATAATCGGTGGCGCGAGGCGATGGGCGAGAGGCTAGGGGTCCGCCTCCCCGAACCCTAGCTTCCCTCGCCCTTCGCTCCTGCGCCGGTCTCCACCGAATCCCGCCTTGTCCGTCCGCTCCGTCGCTTCCGCCCCGTGCCTCGCGCCGCGCACCTCTCCCACCCTCGACAAGCCCGACAGCGGTGTGCTACCTTACGCGGATTCTCGGACGGACGTTGAGGCCTAAGACCACGATGTTCAAGAAGATTTTGGTTGCCAACCGAGGCGAGATCGCGATGCGGATCATCCGCGCCTGCCGCGAGCTCAACATCGCGACGGCCGCGATCTATTCCGAAGCCGACTCGACCGGCATTTACGTCAAGAAGGCGAACGAGGCCTACCTGGTCGGGCCAGGCCCGGTGAAGGGGTTCCTGGACGGGCGGCAGATCGTGGACCTGGCCCAGCGGATCCAGGCCGACGCGATCCACCCGGGCTACGGCTTCCTCGCCGAAAACGCCCAGTTCGCCCACCTGTGCCAGGCCGCGGGCATCACCTTCATCGGCCCGTCGCCGAGGGCGATCCACCTGATGGGCAGCAAGGTCAAGGCCCGGGAGCTGGCCAAGCAGGTCGGCGTCCCGATCGTCCCGGGGACGGACGACGCGGTCAAGACCGAGGACGACGCCCTGGCCTTCAGCCGCGCCGCCGGCTACCCGGTCATGATCAAGGCCAGCGCCGGCGGAGGCGGGCGCGGGCTGCGGGTGGTCCACTCCGACGAGGAGCTCCGCGCCAGCATGGAGACCTCGGCCCGCGAGGCCCAGGCCGCGTTCGGGGACGGGAGCCTGTTCATCGAGAAGTACATCGAGCGGCCCCACCACATCGAGTTCCAGATCCTGGCGGACCGCCACGGCAACATCGTCCACCTGGGCGAGCGGGACTGCTCGATCCAGCGGCGCCACCAGAAGCTGATCGAGATCGCCCCGTCGCTGGTCCTGACGCCGACCTTGCGGGCCGAGATGGGCGAGTCCGCCACCGCCGTCGCCCGCGCGGTGGCCTACGACAACGCCGGCACCGTGGAATTCCTCCTCGACCGGGAGGGCCGCTACTACTTCATCGAGATGAACCCGCGCATCCAGGTGGAGCACACAGTGACCGAGCAGATCACCGCCGTGGACATCGTCCGGTCGCAGATCGCGATCGCCGCCGGGCAGCCGCTGGACATCCGGCAGGAGGACGTCACGCTCCAGGGCCACGCCATCCAGTGCCGGATCAACGCCGAGGACCCGCGGAACAACTTCCGGCCCTCCACCGGCACGGTGACCGCCTACCTGTCGCCGGGCGGGATCGGCGTGCGCATCGACGGGGCCGTCTACAAGGACTACACGGTGCCGCCCTACTACGACGGGCTGCTGGCCAAGCTCACGGTGCGGGGCCGGACCTGGGAGGAGACCGTCAGCCGGATGCACCGGTCGCTGGAGGAGTACGTGCTGCGCGGCGTGAAAACCACGATCCCGTTCCTCATGCGGATCATGGAGGAGCCGGACTTCCGGGCCGGGCGGTTCGACACCGCCTACCTGGACGCGCATCCGGAGCTGTTCCGGTACGACGAGCACTTCGAGCCGGAGGACCTGGTGCTGGCCGTCTCCGCGGCCATCGCCGCGTATGAGGGACTCTAACCGTGAAACGTGAGACGTGAAACGTGAGGCGTAAGGAGAAAAGAGGGAAACCGTCACGCGTCACCCATCGGACGGCACGACCTAATCGATCGCTCACCGCGGCCAAGGCTCGTCCCGGCGGCCCGGGCTTCGGCGTCGAGGCGGCCCCTGGCAAGCGGCTGCTGATCACGGACGTCGCCCTGCGCGACGGGCACCAGTCCCTGCTGGCCACGCGCATGCGGACCGAGGACATGCTGCCGATCGCCCAGAAGTTGGATGCGGTCGGCTTCTGGTCGCTGGAGGTCTGGGGCGGGGCCACCTTCGACACCTGCCTCCGCTTCCTGAAGGAGGACCCCTGGGAACGGCTCCGGGCCCTGCGGGCGGCCATGCCGAACACCAGGCTCCAGATGCTCCTGCGCGGGCAGAACGTCGTCGGCTACCGGCACTACGCGGACGACGTGGTCGAGCGGTTCGTCGAGCGGGCGGCCGCCAACGGCATCGACGTGTTCCGGATCTTCGACGCGCTCAACGACGTGCGGAACATGGAGCGGGCCATCGGCGAGGTGCGGGCCTGCGGCAAGCACGTCGAGGCCTCCATCTGTTACACGGTCAGCCCGGTCCACAGCCTCGACCGCTTCGTGGACCTGGCCAAGAGGCTGGAGGACCTCGGCACCGACACCCTCTGCATCAAGGACATGGCCGGGCTGCTGGCCCCGGCCGACGCCTACCGGCTCGTCAAAAAGCTGAAGGAAGCGGTCCGGACGCCCGTCCACCTGCACAGCCACTACACCTCGGGGATGGCCTCCATGTCGGCCCTCATGGCGGTGCTGGCCGGGCTGGACATCCTGGACACGGCGATCTCCCCCCTGGCCGGCGGCACCTCCCACCCGCCCACGGAGACGCTCGTCGCCGCCCTGCGGAACACCCCCTACGACACGGGGCTGGAGCTGCCCAGCCTCGCGCCGATCGCCGACCACTTCCGCGGCGTCCGGAGGAAGTACCATCAGTTCGAGAGCGACTTCACCGGTGTGGACGCGGAGATCCTGACCTCCCAGATTCCGGGCGGCATGCTCTCGAACCTGGCCGCGCAGCTCGCCGAGCAGCAGGCGCTGGACAAGATGAAGCAGGTGCTCGACGAGGTGCCGCGCGTGCGGCAGGAGATGGGCTATCCCCCGCTCGTCACCCCGACCAGCCAGATCGTGGGCACCCAGGCCACGCTCAACGTGGTGACCGGCGAACGGTACAAGGTCATCACGAACGAAACCAAGAACTACTTCCTGGGCCTCTACGGGCGGCCCCCCGGTCCGGTCTGCGCGGAGATCGCGGCCCGGGCCATCGGGGACGAGGAGCCGATCAAGGGGCGGCCGGCCGACCGGCTGGAGCCCGAGCTGGACAAGGCGAGGCAGGAGCTGGCCGGCAAGGTCTCCTCCCCCGAGGACCTGCTGTCCTTCGCCCTCTTCCCCCCGGCCGCGCGCCAGTTCTTCGAGGAGCGGGAGAAGGGCGAGCTCAAGCCGGAAGCCCTGGAACCGCCGCCGGAGAAGGGGCCGGCCGTGGCGCACGAGCTCCACCTGGCGCCCATCGAGTTCAACGTCACCGTCCACGGCGAGACCTTCCACGTGCAGGTCTCCGGCTCGGGCCGCAAGGCCGACGGGCGGAAGCCCTACTACATCCGCGTCAACGACAAGCTGGAAGAGGTCTACCTGGAACCGCTCCAGGAGGTTCTGGCCGGGGTGCCCGAGGGGCCGGAGACGGGCAAAGCGGCGAAGCCCAAGCGGCCCAAGCCGGCCAAACCGGGCGACGTGGCCTCCCCGATGCCGGGCCGGGTCGTCAAGGTGCTGGTCGCCAGGGGCGACCGGGTCAAGCAGGGCGACCCGGTGCTGATCATCGAAGCCATGAAGATGGAGAGCCGGGTGCCGGCGCCGATCGGCGGGACGGTCGTCGAGCTCTACGTCAAGGACGGCGAGGACGTCAAAACCGACGAGACGCTGGTGCAACTGGAATAGCCCCCCGCCCCGCGCGCACGCCGAGCCATGCCCGCCCGCCTCCCCATCCTCCCGGCCTTCCCGCTCCTGATGCCGCTCTTCCTGACCGCCTGCGCCGCCCAGCCGGAGATGCCCCTCTGGTTCGATTCGATCCAGCGGCTGCCGATCAAGACCGTCATGGTGAACGGGGATCGGATCGCCTACCTGGACGTGGGAGCCGGGCCGCCGGTCATCCTCGTCCACGGCTTCGGCGGCTCCCTGTGGCAGTGGGAGTACCAGCAGGCCGCCCTCTCCGCCTCGCACCGCGTGATCACGCTGGACCTGCTGGGCTCCGGCCTCTCCG carries:
- a CDS encoding substrate-binding domain-containing protein, which encodes MTKGVLALGLALAGWLCLAAPAAAEVSGGVAVAGNGPELSVIERLAQAFQKANPRAYVDIQWEKTVKPVELVKSGQAQVAVTGTPHPDLKATQIAWDGIAIMVNLSNHTKEVTKQQVADIFSGKIKYWSELGGPETRILLIDRPRQSNIRDTFERYFGLDGKIPDSTKVIGPDEKATRTVAGTLPPLSAVTYMSLQPALDAVKTGAAVRLLPIDKVEPEEPPVKDGRYQLRRPVLLLTGKEPTPSVEAFLAFALSPEGQKIVDEVYIPFSQKP
- a CDS encoding IPT/TIG domain-containing protein — its product is MHKQFSVLMVLAVCAGLAAAPVSVARAAEGQAAEGKAPAGKAPEGEMVEGSGYSLFGTESIKGFDASKVEKDPVCDRSRRPKILKVEPDEAKPGDKVVIKGENFGTKECFHGVAFSATGSAPVKYTFVNETTIEVIVPEARAGMSFIDVVAGGGTSRSKGFLIKSK
- the accC gene encoding acetyl-CoA carboxylase biotin carboxylase subunit, which encodes MFKKILVANRGEIAMRIIRACRELNIATAAIYSEADSTGIYVKKANEAYLVGPGPVKGFLDGRQIVDLAQRIQADAIHPGYGFLAENAQFAHLCQAAGITFIGPSPRAIHLMGSKVKARELAKQVGVPIVPGTDDAVKTEDDALAFSRAAGYPVMIKASAGGGGRGLRVVHSDEELRASMETSAREAQAAFGDGSLFIEKYIERPHHIEFQILADRHGNIVHLGERDCSIQRRHQKLIEIAPSLVLTPTLRAEMGESATAVARAVAYDNAGTVEFLLDREGRYYFIEMNPRIQVEHTVTEQITAVDIVRSQIAIAAGQPLDIRQEDVTLQGHAIQCRINAEDPRNNFRPSTGTVTAYLSPGGIGVRIDGAVYKDYTVPPYYDGLLAKLTVRGRTWEETVSRMHRSLEEYVLRGVKTTIPFLMRIMEEPDFRAGRFDTAYLDAHPELFRYDEHFEPEDLVLAVSAAIAAYEGL
- the oadA gene encoding sodium-extruding oxaloacetate decarboxylase subunit alpha codes for the protein MLITDVALRDGHQSLLATRMRTEDMLPIAQKLDAVGFWSLEVWGGATFDTCLRFLKEDPWERLRALRAAMPNTRLQMLLRGQNVVGYRHYADDVVERFVERAAANGIDVFRIFDALNDVRNMERAIGEVRACGKHVEASICYTVSPVHSLDRFVDLAKRLEDLGTDTLCIKDMAGLLAPADAYRLVKKLKEAVRTPVHLHSHYTSGMASMSALMAVLAGLDILDTAISPLAGGTSHPPTETLVAALRNTPYDTGLELPSLAPIADHFRGVRRKYHQFESDFTGVDAEILTSQIPGGMLSNLAAQLAEQQALDKMKQVLDEVPRVRQEMGYPPLVTPTSQIVGTQATLNVVTGERYKVITNETKNYFLGLYGRPPGPVCAEIAARAIGDEEPIKGRPADRLEPELDKARQELAGKVSSPEDLLSFALFPPAARQFFEEREKGELKPEALEPPPEKGPAVAHELHLAPIEFNVTVHGETFHVQVSGSGRKADGRKPYYIRVNDKLEEVYLEPLQEVLAGVPEGPETGKAAKPKRPKPAKPGDVASPMPGRVVKVLVARGDRVKQGDPVLIIEAMKMESRVPAPIGGTVVELYVKDGEDVKTDETLVQLE